A window of Shewanella mesophila contains these coding sequences:
- a CDS encoding GntR family transcriptional regulator, which translates to MLELLNVNPSSGDPIYRQLSEQIVRLIVGGQLQAQQVLPSVRQIAEHLTVNPMTVSRAIQQLVEQGWLERRRGQATRVAERRSSENTSSAELLAPEAKDLIAQAKQLGVSLDELQAVIAALWNQ; encoded by the coding sequence ATGCTAGAATTACTTAATGTCAACCCCAGTAGTGGTGATCCAATTTATCGGCAACTGAGTGAGCAAATTGTTCGTTTAATTGTGGGGGGCCAACTACAAGCTCAACAAGTTTTACCTTCGGTAAGGCAGATAGCCGAGCATCTGACTGTTAATCCGATGACCGTGTCGCGAGCGATTCAGCAGCTGGTGGAGCAAGGGTGGCTAGAGCGTCGCCGAGGTCAGGCGACTCGAGTGGCTGAGCGAAGGTCTTCTGAAAATACCTCGAGTGCCGAATTACTCGCCCCAGAGGCTAAAGATCTGATTGCCCAAGCTAAGCAGTTGGGTGTGAGTTTAGATGAACTCCAAGCGGTTATCGCCGCACTTTGGAATCAATAG
- a CDS encoding ABC transporter ATP-binding protein produces MDNSIQPILAFKQISKGFDDHLAIDNLTMTLAPGMVVGLLGQNGAGKSTLMRCALGIVEVSQGCVEVMGHSTENISSVQKELIGYVPQQPFGYEGFSVEKALALHRSFYPNWDMALERDWLARFELDGSQQVQRLSVGQRQSLALIMAMAYRPKLLILDEPVASLDPIARRAFMSDLFDLALDSGSAVLFSSHITSDLERVASHLALMKRGKLILFKEIDKLREEVQLVTLKEGADLPEGLVVLSRQQDKLLVDNYHADLVSHFSSVTPVNLEQLFMELHR; encoded by the coding sequence ATGGATAATAGCATACAGCCGATCTTAGCCTTTAAGCAGATCAGTAAAGGGTTTGACGATCACCTTGCCATCGACAACTTGACCATGACGTTAGCACCTGGAATGGTGGTGGGGTTACTCGGTCAAAATGGAGCGGGTAAGTCGACCTTGATGCGCTGTGCATTGGGAATTGTCGAGGTCAGCCAAGGCTGTGTAGAGGTAATGGGTCACTCTACGGAAAATATCAGCTCTGTCCAAAAAGAGCTGATAGGCTATGTGCCACAGCAACCCTTTGGATATGAGGGCTTTAGTGTCGAGAAGGCGTTAGCCTTACATCGCAGCTTTTATCCCAATTGGGATATGGCATTAGAGCGTGACTGGTTAGCGCGTTTCGAACTCGATGGCAGTCAGCAGGTTCAGCGTTTATCGGTAGGTCAAAGACAATCTCTGGCTTTAATCATGGCGATGGCTTATCGACCCAAACTGCTTATTTTAGACGAACCTGTGGCCAGTTTAGATCCGATAGCAAGGCGAGCGTTTATGTCAGATCTTTTTGACTTAGCGTTAGATTCTGGTTCTGCCGTGCTGTTTTCATCGCATATCACATCAGATTTAGAGCGGGTTGCGAGTCATTTGGCATTAATGAAGCGGGGCAAACTGATCCTGTTTAAAGAGATCGACAAGTTGCGTGAAGAGGTGCAGCTAGTCACCCTCAAGGAAGGGGCCGACTTACCCGAGGGGCTTGTCGTATTAAGTCGTCAGCAAGACAAATTGCTGGTGGATAACTACCATGCTGATCTCGTCAGCCATTTTTCGTCAGTCACGCCCGTTAACTTAGAGCAATTGTTTATGGAGCTACATCGATGA
- a CDS encoding ABC transporter permease: MNTIIAMVRKELIDAARDKRSVMAGLYYAIGAPLMMCGMFMLLIGQITSPEALNITITHGERAPDLVKYLASNEISQGDEAERKEIELIISQDYADNMANSHPAEITLIADNSNEKLQSSIRRLEKSLQRYSVEMGSLRLIARGIDPKVVQPLKVQVEDQATSDSKGGMILGVAIFMMVYAVFISGMNLAIDTSAGERERNSLALLLSHPVSTRDIVIAKIAAVTIFAMLGLILTLVISKIAYGFVPWQELGFSVNITPDFIALMLVIGLPISLMAASLQLFVSFMAKSFKEAQSYLTIVLVVPMMLSMAASYNIAPDTLQWLPVSGQMQALIAFIKGKEIPLTQLVLSSASTLAIAVALAFGMERSLKSEKIVFGL, encoded by the coding sequence ATAAACACCATTATAGCCATGGTTCGTAAAGAACTCATCGATGCCGCACGGGATAAACGCTCGGTAATGGCGGGACTCTATTACGCAATCGGCGCACCGCTAATGATGTGCGGTATGTTTATGTTGCTCATAGGTCAAATAACTAGCCCTGAAGCACTCAACATTACCATCACTCACGGTGAGCGAGCCCCCGATCTGGTTAAATACCTTGCAAGCAATGAGATAAGCCAAGGTGATGAAGCCGAACGTAAAGAGATTGAGCTTATCATCAGCCAAGACTACGCCGACAATATGGCTAACAGTCATCCTGCGGAGATAACCTTAATCGCTGATAATTCGAATGAAAAACTGCAATCGTCGATTCGACGTTTAGAGAAGAGTCTCCAACGCTATAGCGTCGAAATGGGGAGTCTACGCCTGATAGCTCGGGGTATCGATCCTAAAGTGGTTCAGCCTTTAAAAGTCCAAGTTGAAGATCAAGCAACGTCGGACTCGAAAGGTGGGATGATCCTCGGCGTGGCTATCTTTATGATGGTTTATGCGGTATTTATTTCCGGCATGAATCTGGCTATCGATACCAGTGCTGGCGAACGAGAACGTAATTCTCTCGCGCTCCTGCTAAGTCACCCCGTGTCGACTCGAGACATTGTTATCGCCAAGATTGCGGCCGTCACCATCTTTGCCATGCTCGGACTCATATTGACCTTAGTGATCTCAAAAATCGCCTATGGCTTTGTCCCTTGGCAAGAGCTTGGATTTAGCGTCAACATCACCCCAGACTTTATCGCATTGATGTTGGTCATCGGCCTTCCAATATCATTAATGGCCGCTTCGCTACAGCTGTTTGTTTCTTTTATGGCGAAATCATTTAAAGAGGCCCAGTCCTATCTAACAATAGTGCTAGTGGTACCCATGATGCTATCGATGGCGGCAAGCTACAACATAGCGCCCGATACGCTGCAATGGTTACCAGTATCAGGCCAGATGCAGGCATTGATCGCATTCATTAAAGGAAAGGAGATACCACTAACGCAACTGGTACTCTCAAGTGCGAGCACCTTAGCGATTGCTGTCGCCCTAGCATTTGGTATGGAGCGCTCGCTAAAGAGTGAAAAGATCGTCTTCGGACTGTAA
- a CDS encoding alpha/beta hydrolase produces the protein MLQGKVIQTRSVQGRYHRLRLGTYTLLPLVAALLLFALPTWASDNTATDDSCYVDGLSDRLRCGFVKVPENYDEPNGKQIQVHYAVLPAIKPSFTKEALLAIAGGPGQSAIENAASFDHIFTKVRQQRDILLVDQRGTGQSNQLQCLGEGFEGALALNESDLDITVETQKCFDAIDADVTQYGSETALKDFEAVRTHLGYDKLHLYGISYGTRMAQLYMRHYPQALATVTLDGVVPMQQSVLHIGDAIDRAIGLLLDNCSSNELCQNQFNNLEQELNQVNTLLEQGPIISQTRDPLTNEPTQLTMTRVKFMGAIRMALYSANVRALLPHAIHQAAQGNYQSVMGLYALTVNSTGIAAGMHAAVVCGEDWQRFGEDERQRAQQSYFAREMLDGFDKTCPIWNIPAVADSFSAPIDSDIPTLVLSGQIDPATPPSWGEMAMEKLTNAKHFVAPFATHGVAYQSCGNDLVAQLISKGSLESLSDECLSKDVSRNFYLNANTVELIVTDNNNSAIKDTDAQGASHD, from the coding sequence ATGCTTCAAGGAAAGGTTATCCAAACTCGCAGCGTTCAAGGGCGATATCACAGATTAAGACTAGGGACATATACCCTGTTGCCGCTAGTCGCAGCATTGTTACTCTTTGCCCTGCCCACTTGGGCCAGCGATAATACCGCAACCGATGACTCTTGTTACGTAGATGGTCTATCGGATCGTTTACGCTGCGGGTTTGTCAAAGTACCAGAAAACTATGACGAGCCAAACGGCAAGCAAATTCAGGTGCATTACGCGGTACTTCCAGCAATAAAACCCAGCTTTACTAAAGAAGCCTTGTTGGCAATAGCTGGCGGCCCAGGTCAATCGGCCATAGAAAATGCAGCAAGTTTTGATCATATTTTTACTAAGGTCCGTCAGCAAAGAGATATTTTACTGGTAGATCAACGTGGAACGGGTCAATCAAATCAATTGCAGTGTTTGGGAGAGGGTTTTGAAGGCGCGCTCGCCCTTAATGAAAGCGATCTTGATATCACCGTAGAAACGCAAAAATGCTTCGACGCAATAGATGCCGATGTGACCCAATATGGCAGTGAAACCGCGCTGAAAGATTTCGAAGCGGTGCGAACCCACTTAGGTTACGACAAACTCCATCTCTACGGTATTTCTTACGGTACGCGTATGGCGCAGCTGTACATGCGACACTACCCGCAAGCATTAGCCACGGTAACCTTAGATGGTGTAGTGCCTATGCAACAGAGTGTGCTACATATCGGTGATGCGATAGATAGAGCCATAGGTTTACTGCTAGATAACTGCAGCAGCAATGAGCTATGTCAAAACCAATTTAACAACCTCGAACAAGAGCTCAACCAAGTCAATACCTTGCTAGAGCAAGGCCCCATTATCAGTCAAACCCGTGATCCTCTGACCAATGAGCCGACACAACTGACCATGACTAGGGTGAAGTTTATGGGGGCCATACGCATGGCCCTGTATTCGGCAAATGTAAGAGCACTTCTCCCTCACGCGATTCACCAAGCCGCCCAAGGAAACTATCAATCGGTGATGGGTCTCTATGCGCTGACGGTGAATAGCACAGGCATCGCAGCGGGCATGCATGCTGCGGTTGTCTGTGGTGAAGATTGGCAGCGCTTTGGTGAGGATGAACGTCAACGAGCACAGCAAAGTTACTTTGCCCGAGAGATGCTCGATGGCTTCGATAAGACCTGCCCTATCTGGAACATACCAGCAGTAGCTGATAGCTTCTCGGCTCCGATTGACAGCGACATTCCGACACTCGTCTTATCTGGTCAGATCGATCCTGCCACACCACCAAGTTGGGGTGAAATGGCAATGGAAAAGCTCACCAATGCGAAACATTTTGTCGCCCCGTTCGCTACCCATGGTGTTGCCTATCAGTCTTGTGGTAACGACTTAGTGGCCCAACTTATCAGCAAAGGCAGCCTAGAGAGTCTGTCCGATGAATGTCTTAGCAAAGATGTTAGCCGTAATTTCTATCTCAATGCCAATACCGTAGAGCTCATCGTAACTGATAACAATAATAGCGCTATCAAGGACACTGACGCCCAAGGAGCGAGCCATGATTAA
- the mog gene encoding molybdopterin adenylyltransferase — protein sequence MAKAKIGIVTVSDRASAGVYEDISGKAIIDVLNQYLTSEWQPVYEVIPDEQDVIEATLIKMADEQGCCLIVTTGGTGPAKRDVTPEATEAVCDRMMPGFGELMRAESLKFVPTAILSRQTAGLRADSLIVNLPGKPKSIRECLDAVFPAIPYCIDLMEGPFLECDESVIKPFRPKAK from the coding sequence ATGGCGAAGGCAAAAATAGGCATTGTGACCGTTAGTGATCGTGCTAGTGCGGGTGTATATGAAGATATCTCAGGCAAGGCTATTATTGATGTGCTAAACCAATACCTTACTTCCGAGTGGCAACCTGTGTATGAAGTTATCCCAGATGAACAAGATGTGATAGAGGCGACGCTGATTAAGATGGCTGATGAGCAAGGCTGTTGCTTGATCGTGACCACTGGCGGTACTGGGCCTGCTAAGCGAGATGTTACGCCAGAAGCGACCGAGGCTGTATGCGACCGTATGATGCCAGGCTTTGGTGAGTTGATGCGTGCCGAATCATTAAAGTTTGTCCCTACTGCTATTCTATCTCGTCAAACCGCAGGATTACGCGCAGATAGTTTAATTGTTAATCTGCCTGGTAAGCCTAAGTCGATTAGAGAGTGTCTCGATGCGGTTTTCCCAGCTATCCCATACTGTATCGACTTAATGGAAGGGCCATTCTTAGAGTGCGATGAGTCGGTTATTAAGCCATTTAGACCGAAAGCAAAATAG
- a CDS encoding ABC transporter ATP-binding protein — protein MIKVSHLSKHIGEVQALNDLSFEALDSQITGLLGPNGAGKTTCLRTIFGLLKPDNGIAEIDGIDVAKDPVAAKQQLGLFPDPFGLYERLTPREYISYFAELNGLNRKEAKAAAASVLGKLHMDDIADRKCKGFSQGQRMKTALAQAIVHEPTNIILDEPTRGLDVMSTRVLRELLKDLKAAGHCVLFSSHVMQEVAALCDRVIVMAEGKVVAIGSPDELCQQTGKASLEDAFIELIGTDEGIAA, from the coding sequence ATGATTAAAGTATCCCATCTTTCAAAACATATCGGCGAAGTACAAGCGCTCAACGATCTCAGTTTCGAGGCGTTAGATAGCCAGATCACTGGTCTACTGGGCCCCAATGGCGCAGGTAAAACCACCTGCCTACGTACCATATTTGGTTTACTCAAACCCGATAATGGCATTGCCGAAATAGACGGTATCGATGTCGCCAAAGATCCTGTTGCCGCCAAGCAACAGTTGGGACTATTCCCCGATCCTTTTGGCCTATATGAAAGACTCACGCCAAGAGAATATATCAGCTACTTTGCCGAGCTAAATGGTTTAAACCGCAAAGAGGCTAAAGCGGCTGCGGCTAGCGTATTAGGCAAATTGCATATGGATGATATTGCCGATAGAAAGTGCAAAGGCTTCTCTCAGGGACAACGAATGAAAACCGCGTTAGCACAAGCGATAGTCCATGAACCCACTAATATCATTCTCGACGAACCTACACGCGGACTCGATGTCATGAGTACTCGTGTGTTGCGCGAGCTATTAAAAGATTTAAAGGCTGCCGGACACTGTGTGTTGTTCTCTAGCCACGTGATGCAAGAAGTGGCAGCACTATGTGATCGCGTCATTGTGATGGCAGAAGGCAAAGTGGTCGCCATTGGTAGCCCCGATGAACTTTGTCAGCAAACAGGGAAAGCATCCTTAGAAGATGCCTTTATTGAGCTTATCGGCACTGACGAGGGAATTGCAGCATGA